A single region of the Methanobrevibacter boviskoreani JH1 genome encodes:
- a CDS encoding nitroreductase produces the protein MSDLIDEIMNRRSIRKFKSDMVPKEDIDKIIKAGLYAPSGRGLQSPIIIAVTNKEFRDKLATVNRKIGGFPEDLDPFYNGPVVLIVLADKSTHTHVYDGSVVMENLLLAASGLGYGSIWIHRAKEEFEMDEYKKVLKDLGIDGDYEGIGHCVIGYIDEDIPEAAPRKDNRVYYID, from the coding sequence ATGAGTGATTTAATTGATGAAATAATGAATCGTCGTAGTATTCGTAAATTTAAATCTGATATGGTTCCAAAAGAAGATATTGATAAGATTATTAAAGCAGGTTTATATGCACCTAGTGGTAGGGGCCTACAGTCTCCAATAATAATTGCCGTTACAAATAAGGAATTTAGGGATAAATTGGCTACAGTTAATCGTAAAATCGGAGGATTTCCTGAGGATTTAGATCCATTCTATAATGGTCCTGTTGTATTAATTGTCCTTGCTGATAAATCTACACATACTCATGTTTATGACGGTAGTGTGGTAATGGAAAATCTACTTCTTGCAGCTTCCGGTTTAGGTTATGGTAGCATCTGGATTCATAGGGCAAAAGAAGAATTTGAAATGGATGAATATAAGAAAGTATTAAAAGATTTAGGTATAGACGGTGATTATGAAGGTATTGGTCACTGTGTTATAGGTTATATTGATGAGGATATTCCCGAGGCAGCACCAAGAAAAGATAATAGGGTATATTATATTGATTAA
- a CDS encoding calcium/sodium antiporter — translation MDLIIELILLIIGFVLLIKGADVFVDGASNVAYHYKVSTIVVGLTIVAIGTSAPEAAVSITASLAGSNAISLGNVVGSNIFNILGVIGISALIANLKVDKVLIKRDFPFLIISSIGLLLVAYLFGEISRIIGAIFLILIAIYIYRMVKQANENKENNGDNIVEAKISIPQCILYIVLGLAAVIIGSDLVVDSSSYIASLFGLSQALIGLTIVAIGTSLPELVTSITALKKGDHGIVIGNVLGSCIFNILFILGISSVIVPMPIEPKMLTDILIMTIITILGAIFARSEEEIDRKEGIVLIILFLIYMTFIIIRN, via the coding sequence ATGGACTTAATTATAGAACTCATTTTACTTATTATTGGATTTGTACTTTTAATTAAAGGTGCAGATGTTTTTGTAGATGGAGCAAGTAATGTCGCATACCATTATAAAGTTTCCACAATAGTTGTAGGATTAACAATAGTGGCAATCGGTACAAGTGCCCCTGAGGCTGCAGTATCCATTACAGCATCACTTGCAGGAAGTAATGCTATTTCACTTGGGAATGTTGTGGGAAGTAATATCTTTAATATCCTGGGTGTAATCGGTATTAGTGCGCTAATTGCTAATTTAAAAGTAGATAAAGTATTAATTAAAAGAGATTTTCCATTCCTGATTATTTCAAGTATTGGACTTCTTCTAGTTGCATATCTGTTCGGAGAAATTAGCAGAATAATTGGTGCCATATTCCTGATTTTAATTGCAATATACATTTACCGTATGGTAAAGCAAGCAAATGAAAATAAGGAAAATAATGGAGACAATATTGTTGAAGCAAAAATATCCATACCACAATGTATCCTATACATTGTTTTAGGTCTTGCAGCAGTTATAATAGGATCCGACCTTGTTGTGGATAGTTCAAGTTATATTGCCTCATTATTTGGATTAAGTCAAGCGCTTATAGGACTTACAATCGTAGCAATCGGTACATCATTACCGGAGCTTGTAACCTCAATTACCGCACTTAAAAAAGGAGACCATGGCATAGTAATAGGAAATGTACTTGGATCATGTATATTTAACATTTTATTCATTTTAGGTATTAGTAGTGTAATTGTTCCAATGCCTATTGAACCAAAGATGTTAACGGACATTTTAATCATGACAATAATCACAATATTAGGTGCGATATTTGCAAGAAGTGAAGAGGAAATAGATAGAAAGGAAGGTATAGTCCTAATAATACTATTCTTAATCTACATGACCTTCATCATAATTAGAAATTAA
- a CDS encoding queuosine precursor transporter, translating into MDTNFDYTEKRLIITAFFCVSFIISNLITVKIIDVGFLGMQVPAGVLIYPLVYVLTNVITDVYGEKAAHRTLILGLCTDILFVFMTTLLLFLPSPSYYTGGPALQFVFTQTPRILVASYISYLLGNLVNARLTAIVNNGDNANSYSTVKNLGAIITGELVDNIVFIGLAFIFTVPIMDVIIMIFTHWILSIIWNIIAEPFTKRTVEWAQKGAPEQA; encoded by the coding sequence ATGGATACAAATTTTGATTATACTGAAAAAAGGTTAATCATTACTGCATTCTTCTGTGTATCTTTTATTATATCAAATTTAATTACAGTTAAAATTATAGATGTTGGATTTTTAGGTATGCAAGTGCCGGCTGGTGTTTTAATCTATCCTTTGGTTTATGTTTTAACCAATGTAATTACTGATGTTTATGGTGAAAAGGCAGCTCATAGAACTTTAATACTTGGTTTATGTACTGATATATTATTTGTTTTCATGACTACTTTATTATTATTCTTACCTTCACCTTCTTACTACACAGGGGGACCTGCTTTACAATTCGTATTTACTCAGACTCCAAGAATTCTTGTGGCTTCATATATTAGTTATCTTCTTGGTAATTTAGTAAATGCAAGATTAACTGCAATTGTAAATAATGGTGATAATGCTAATTCCTATTCTACTGTTAAGAATTTAGGGGCTATTATTACTGGTGAATTAGTTGATAATATAGTATTTATTGGATTAGCTTTCATATTTACTGTACCAATTATGGATGTCATTATTATGATATTTACTCATTGGATTTTAAGTATTATATGGAATATTATTGCTGAACCATTTACCAAAAGAACAGTTGAATGGGCTCAAAAAGGAGCTCCAGAACAAGCTTAG
- a CDS encoding NCS2 family permease, with protein sequence MENDYFKMKLRNTDIKTEFLAGLTTFLAMSYILGVNPTMLSEGGMPATAIFFSSALAAGIACIVMGLISNYPIGLAPGMGLNALLTYTVIISMGYSWQAGLAAIFIASILFFLITISGLRESILHAIPNDLKLAIGAGIGFFIAVVGLKNSGIVVANQANIIALGNLTGAVPLLALIGIAITLILYVRKVPAAVFIGLIITSIIGVIFTFLGFGANTPTLMPAVPHQVVSVDFDYSLVGGFLSGFGELFSSQVINIIMVIFSFLLVNFFDATGTLVGLGNQAGFSKDENGELEGIDKAFIGDSVGGLIGTVLGSSPVTAYVESATGIGLGGRTGLTAIFTGIFFLIAMFFAPAILSLFTSPVTTSCLVVVGILMMAQLKDIDWSNLVTISSTFATILMMVLTSSITLGIAFGFVTYAVTSIASGKAKELHWSVWILAIIFVFYLFFGL encoded by the coding sequence ATGGAAAATGATTATTTTAAAATGAAATTAAGAAATACGGACATTAAAACTGAATTTTTAGCCGGGCTTACAACATTTCTAGCTATGTCTTATATTTTAGGTGTAAATCCCACTATGTTGTCTGAAGGTGGTATGCCGGCTACAGCTATTTTCTTTTCCTCTGCCCTTGCAGCAGGTATTGCTTGTATAGTAATGGGATTAATATCTAATTATCCGATTGGTCTTGCTCCTGGTATGGGTTTGAATGCTTTGTTAACTTATACTGTTATAATTAGTATGGGTTATTCATGGCAGGCAGGTTTAGCTGCTATATTTATAGCTTCTATACTTTTCTTTTTGATTACTATTTCAGGTTTAAGGGAATCTATTTTACATGCTATACCAAATGACTTGAAGTTAGCTATTGGTGCGGGAATAGGATTTTTTATAGCTGTTGTAGGTTTAAAGAATTCAGGAATTGTGGTTGCAAATCAAGCAAACATTATTGCTTTAGGTAATTTAACTGGTGCTGTTCCTCTTTTAGCGTTAATCGGTATAGCTATTACTTTAATTTTATATGTTAGAAAAGTTCCAGCAGCTGTATTCATAGGTTTAATTATAACATCAATTATTGGTGTGATCTTTACATTCTTAGGTTTTGGAGCAAATACTCCTACTTTAATGCCTGCAGTTCCTCATCAAGTGGTTTCTGTTGATTTTGATTATTCCTTGGTAGGAGGATTCCTTTCAGGTTTTGGTGAATTGTTCTCCTCACAGGTAATTAATATAATAATGGTGATATTCTCATTTTTATTAGTTAACTTCTTTGACGCTACAGGAACATTAGTTGGTTTAGGTAATCAGGCAGGTTTTTCAAAAGATGAAAATGGTGAACTTGAAGGAATTGATAAAGCATTTATTGGAGATTCCGTTGGGGGATTAATAGGTACTGTTTTAGGATCAAGTCCTGTTACCGCTTATGTGGAAAGTGCAACTGGTATAGGTTTAGGTGGTAGAACCGGTTTAACTGCAATATTTACTGGAATTTTCTTTTTAATTGCAATGTTCTTTGCACCTGCAATCCTATCATTATTTACCTCACCAGTTACCACATCCTGTTTGGTTGTAGTTGGAATATTGATGATGGCTCAACTTAAGGATATTGACTGGAGTAATTTGGTTACAATCTCATCCACATTTGCAACTATTTTAATGATGGTTTTAACCTCATCAATTACCTTAGGTATTGCATTTGGATTTGTAACTTATGCTGTTACTAGTATTGCTTCAGGTAAAGCTAAAGAGCTACATTGGTCTGTCTGGATATTGGCAATTATATTTGTTTTCTATCTATTCTTTGGACTTTGA
- a CDS encoding DNA-3-methyladenine glycosylase I — MDNREFKDGKNRCFWCNNKNELYIQYHDEEWGVLNLDEDYLFEMLILEAFQSGLSWETILNKRENFRKAFDDFDIDAIINYDSEKVESLLNNKGIIRNRRKIEATINNARIFKNIQEEFGSFHNYLREFIPNEVIYDSESTESELSKTLSKDMKKRGMKFIGPTTIQSYLQAIGVINAHDKDCFKYEGS; from the coding sequence ATGGACAATAGAGAATTTAAAGACGGTAAAAATAGATGTTTCTGGTGCAACAACAAGAATGAACTATATATCCAATACCATGATGAGGAATGGGGAGTGTTAAACCTTGATGAGGACTATCTATTTGAGATGTTAATACTCGAGGCATTTCAATCCGGACTTTCATGGGAAACTATACTTAATAAAAGGGAAAATTTTAGAAAGGCATTTGATGATTTTGATATAGATGCCATTATTAACTATGATAGTGAAAAAGTTGAAAGTCTATTAAATAACAAAGGCATTATAAGAAATAGAAGAAAAATCGAGGCAACCATAAATAATGCGAGAATATTTAAAAATATTCAAGAAGAATTTGGAAGCTTCCATAACTATTTGAGGGAATTTATTCCAAATGAAGTTATTTATGATAGTGAAAGTACAGAATCAGAATTATCCAAAACATTATCAAAGGATATGAAAAAAAGGGGCATGAAATTTATAGGGCCAACAACAATCCAATCCTACCTACAAGCTATTGGAGTAATTAACGCTCATGATAAAGACTGCTTTAAATATGAGGGATCTTAA
- a CDS encoding amino acid ABC transporter ATP-binding protein, whose amino-acid sequence MSLLEMKNIKKIYDGKEVLKDVSVNVEKGEVLVIIGPSGSGKSTLLRCATNLETPDGGEIKFDGQMGLVFQEFNLFPHHNVLKNITNAPIKVQKRNKNEVKEEALQLLKKYGLEGKENSYPNELSGGQKQRVSIVRALAMHPDILFFDEPTSALDPELTGEVLKSIRELANEHMTMVIVTHEMSFARKVADRIIFLEDGDIIIEGTPDEVFNSDNPRIINFLGKFED is encoded by the coding sequence ATGAGTTTACTCGAGATGAAAAATATTAAAAAGATATATGATGGAAAAGAAGTACTTAAAGATGTTTCCGTAAATGTTGAAAAGGGAGAGGTACTTGTAATTATCGGACCATCAGGATCTGGAAAATCCACATTGCTTAGATGTGCAACCAATCTTGAAACACCAGACGGTGGTGAAATTAAATTTGATGGACAGATGGGATTAGTATTTCAGGAATTTAACCTATTCCCCCACCATAATGTTCTCAAAAACATTACCAATGCCCCTATAAAAGTTCAAAAAAGAAATAAAAATGAGGTGAAAGAAGAAGCACTTCAATTACTTAAAAAATATGGTCTTGAAGGAAAGGAGAATTCCTATCCAAATGAACTTTCCGGTGGACAAAAACAAAGAGTGTCTATCGTAAGGGCATTAGCAATGCATCCAGATATACTCTTCTTTGATGAACCAACCTCTGCATTAGATCCAGAACTTACTGGAGAAGTTCTCAAATCAATTAGGGAACTTGCTAATGAGCACATGACAATGGTAATAGTTACTCATGAAATGAGTTTTGCACGAAAGGTTGCAGATAGAATAATATTTTTGGAAGATGGAGATATAATCATTGAAGGAACACCTGATGAGGTATTCAATTCAGACAATCCAAGAATAATCAACTTCCTCGGTAAATTTGAGGACTGA
- a CDS encoding 3-hydroxyacyl-CoA dehydrogenase — protein sequence MAFKNVTVAGSGVLGSQIAYQTAFKGFNVTIWLRSEGSIERAKPKLERLKNIYLETLEAMKTNPDAYCRGFTDKEELTDEEIDQLKENAISAYEGLTLTTSHEEAVKDADLIIEAIAEDPEQKIDLYQNFAKYVPEKTVIVTNSSTLLPSQFADYTGRPNKYLALHFANEIWKNNTAEIMAQPKTEQKYFDQVVEFAKEIGMVPLKVLKEQPGYILNSLLVPFLSAAEALWAKGVSDPETIDLTWKLATGAPSGPFQILDVVGLVTAYNIVIMNPEAKDPETVPGKIAANLKEKIDAGKTGVNAGEGFYKY from the coding sequence ATGGCATTTAAAAATGTTACTGTAGCAGGTAGCGGAGTTTTAGGAAGCCAAATTGCATATCAAACTGCTTTTAAGGGTTTTAATGTTACAATTTGGTTAAGAAGTGAAGGTTCTATTGAAAGAGCAAAACCTAAACTTGAAAGATTGAAGAATATTTATCTTGAAACATTGGAAGCTATGAAAACTAATCCCGATGCTTATTGCAGAGGTTTTACAGATAAAGAGGAATTAACAGATGAGGAAATTGATCAATTAAAGGAAAATGCTATTTCTGCATATGAGGGATTAACCTTGACAACTAGTCATGAAGAGGCTGTTAAAGATGCAGATTTAATCATTGAAGCTATAGCGGAAGATCCGGAGCAAAAAATTGATTTGTATCAAAATTTCGCTAAATATGTTCCTGAAAAAACTGTTATTGTTACTAACTCTTCAACTTTACTTCCAAGTCAATTTGCGGATTATACTGGTAGGCCTAATAAATACTTAGCATTGCACTTTGCTAATGAAATATGGAAGAATAATACTGCAGAGATTATGGCTCAACCAAAAACCGAGCAGAAATACTTTGATCAGGTAGTGGAATTTGCTAAAGAAATTGGTATGGTACCACTTAAGGTATTAAAGGAACAACCAGGTTATATTCTTAACTCATTACTTGTACCATTCTTATCTGCTGCCGAGGCATTATGGGCAAAAGGAGTGTCTGATCCTGAAACAATTGATTTAACTTGGAAACTTGCAACCGGTGCACCATCAGGACCATTCCAAATTTTAGATGTGGTGGGATTAGTTACTGCATATAATATTGTAATTATGAATCCTGAGGCTAAAGATCCTGAAACTGTTCCAGGCAAAATAGCTGCTAATCTAAAAGAAAAGATTGATGCAGGTAAAACCGGTGTTAATGCTGGTGAAGGATTCTACAAATATTAA
- a CDS encoding manganese-dependent inorganic pyrophosphatase, producing the protein MAETYIFGHKNPDTDSITSSLVMANLEHELGNEDAVSCRLGNLNKETQYVLDYFNIDAPKLIDSIEDGSDVILVDHNSPSESVENLENLNILKVVDHHKISLETSYPLFYRAEPVGCSETILYKLYNENNVEISKEIASLMLSAIISDTLLLKSPTTTDDDIKAVEELAKIADVDYESYGLDMLKAGTDLSDFSIDEILSLDAKQVDLKNVKSIINQVNTASIPDVLEMKDELEAGINKIIEDENLDIFILLITDIINSNSQVIVLGKDADLVEKAYGVELKDNTALLKGVVSRKKQVIPILTENA; encoded by the coding sequence ATGGCAGAAACTTATATTTTTGGACATAAAAATCCGGATACTGATTCAATTACTTCAAGTTTAGTAATGGCTAATTTAGAACATGAACTAGGTAATGAAGATGCAGTATCTTGTAGATTAGGAAACTTAAACAAGGAAACTCAATATGTTTTAGATTATTTTAATATAGATGCACCTAAATTAATCGACTCTATTGAAGACGGTTCAGATGTAATTTTGGTAGATCATAACAGTCCCTCTGAGTCTGTTGAAAATTTAGAAAATCTTAATATTTTAAAGGTAGTGGATCATCATAAAATCTCTTTAGAAACTTCTTATCCTTTATTCTATAGAGCGGAACCTGTAGGTTGTAGTGAAACTATTTTATACAAGTTGTATAATGAAAATAATGTTGAAATTTCAAAAGAAATCGCTTCTTTAATGTTATCTGCAATTATTTCTGATACTTTACTTCTAAAATCTCCTACAACTACAGATGATGATATTAAAGCAGTTGAGGAACTTGCAAAAATTGCAGATGTTGACTATGAATCATATGGTTTAGACATGTTAAAAGCAGGTACTGACTTATCCGACTTTTCAATTGATGAAATCTTAAGTTTAGATGCTAAACAGGTAGATTTAAAAAATGTTAAATCTATTATAAACCAGGTTAATACTGCAAGTATTCCTGATGTTTTAGAAATGAAGGATGAATTAGAGGCAGGAATTAATAAGATTATTGAAGATGAAAACTTGGATATTTTCATTCTTTTAATTACTGATATTATTAACAGTAATTCACAGGTAATAGTACTTGGTAAAGATGCAGATCTTGTAGAAAAAGCTTATGGTGTGGAATTAAAGGATAACACCGCTTTACTTAAAGGTGTAGTGTCCCGTAAAAAACAAGTTATACCTATCTTAACTGAAAATGCATAA
- a CDS encoding pyridoxamine 5'-phosphate oxidase family protein gives MRRKNREVKDLKTIIEIIGRATTVRLGINDKEYPYIVPLSFGYELDGEDIIIYFHGAKKGYKNDLMRKNDKVFVELDNFIEYQLGNNDPTTIYQSVMAQGKVEIIEDFDTKVKALQLLLDHCNLGKLNESEQYINATNVGKIKLENITCKTNDKNILKN, from the coding sequence ATGAGAAGAAAAAATAGAGAAGTTAAAGACCTGAAGACAATTATTGAAATTATTGGCAGAGCAACAACTGTAAGATTAGGTATTAATGATAAAGAATACCCCTATATTGTTCCCCTTTCTTTTGGATATGAACTTGACGGTGAAGACATTATTATTTACTTCCATGGTGCAAAAAAAGGTTATAAAAATGATTTAATGAGGAAAAACGATAAAGTTTTTGTTGAATTAGATAACTTCATAGAATATCAATTAGGTAATAATGATCCCACTACAATCTACCAGTCAGTCATGGCACAGGGAAAAGTTGAAATTATTGAAGATTTTGATACCAAGGTCAAGGCACTTCAACTATTGTTAGACCATTGCAATCTAGGTAAACTTAACGAAAGCGAACAATACATAAATGCAACTAATGTTGGTAAAATAAAACTTGAAAATATAACTTGTAAAACAAATGATAAAAATATTCTAAAAAACTAA
- a CDS encoding TetR/AcrR family transcriptional regulator, translated as MILNDKVNEKLFKSLAELLIEKPYEKIKVIDICKNANIPRSTFYYHFNDKNELLQFGIKKISGEITTEVMEIEADNFPDYADQLKNISLNYLREYEDVYSALAKNDKEIVSLKIICNMIKEDIKEKIHNEYTDNGSDISIDFTIEFIIGGYENLARYWFKNNDRYSLDDVKNTLLVSKPFLVRIIKENLKEKNEKNSN; from the coding sequence ATGATATTAAATGATAAAGTAAACGAAAAACTGTTTAAAAGTTTGGCAGAACTTCTTATTGAAAAGCCTTATGAAAAGATTAAAGTTATAGATATTTGTAAAAATGCCAATATACCTAGAAGTACCTTTTATTACCACTTTAATGATAAAAATGAGTTATTACAATTCGGAATTAAAAAAATATCCGGTGAAATTACCACCGAAGTAATGGAAATTGAAGCGGATAACTTTCCGGATTATGCCGATCAATTAAAAAATATAAGTTTAAACTATTTGAGGGAATATGAGGATGTATACTCTGCCCTTGCAAAAAATGATAAGGAAATTGTAAGTCTTAAAATTATCTGTAATATGATAAAAGAGGACATAAAAGAAAAGATCCACAATGAATATACTGATAATGGCTCTGACATATCTATTGACTTTACAATAGAGTTTATAATTGGAGGATATGAAAACTTAGCTAGATACTGGTTTAAAAATAATGACAGATATTCTTTAGATGATGTTAAAAACACCCTTCTAGTTTCAAAGCCATTTCTTGTAAGGATAATTAAAGAAAATTTGAAAGAAAAAAATGAAAAGAATAGTAATTAA
- a CDS encoding AzlC family ABC transporter permease, with protein METRKEKFIYGAKKGFPIVYGYIPMGIGYAALAMKAGFNPFQTVSMSFLVFAGAGQIMAVSMFAQGATLLNIVLTSFVVNFRYFIMNTVVYNKLTENTPKLNVLSAHFVVDESFAIFSLMEKSSIWVYLGVSVIPFCAWVLGAAIGVLVLNALPIIVANSFNISLYALFVAILIPNIKRSKNIAITVIITGILNYLLSFVISHWSLIVATLLGAFIGMYIVDDDEVNIKPKTDEDIQNEIELEAQ; from the coding sequence ATAGAAACTAGAAAAGAGAAGTTTATATATGGTGCAAAAAAAGGTTTTCCAATTGTTTATGGTTATATCCCTATGGGAATCGGATATGCTGCTTTAGCAATGAAAGCAGGATTTAACCCATTTCAAACTGTATCCATGTCATTTCTAGTATTTGCAGGAGCAGGTCAAATAATGGCTGTTTCTATGTTTGCACAAGGTGCAACATTATTAAATATTGTTTTGACTAGTTTTGTAGTTAATTTCAGATATTTTATAATGAACACGGTAGTTTATAATAAGTTAACAGAAAACACTCCAAAACTGAATGTCCTGTCTGCACATTTTGTGGTAGATGAATCCTTTGCCATATTTTCATTGATGGAGAAAAGTTCAATATGGGTCTATTTAGGTGTTAGCGTTATACCATTTTGTGCATGGGTTTTAGGAGCGGCAATAGGTGTTTTAGTATTAAATGCCCTTCCAATAATTGTTGCAAACAGTTTTAACATATCATTATATGCGCTATTCGTTGCAATTCTTATACCAAACATTAAAAGAAGTAAAAATATAGCCATCACAGTAATCATAACCGGAATCCTAAATTACTTACTATCATTTGTCATATCCCATTGGTCATTAATAGTTGCTACACTTTTAGGAGCTTTTATTGGAATGTATATTGTAGATGACGATGAGGTAAATATTAAACCAAAAACTGATGAAGACATTCAAAATGAAATAGAACTGGAGGCACAATAA
- a CDS encoding amino acid ABC transporter substrate-binding protein — MNKKILISLSIMLIIIAGLLFIHFEYGSEGVGSSNQKTLVLGFDAQTPPYSYKDDNGAYVGFDIDLAQEVCKRNNWTLKLQVIDWDTKDTELNSGAVDCIWNGFTINGRENQYTWSKPYVNAKQVIVVRKDSDIQDYDDLNGKTVDVLKDSSALKALQGDQKSLTQTFKKLVQVEDINTGFMDLESGGCDAYAVDYQSAEYQIAQSNNSNFRILDGNISSEQYGVGFEKGNTELRDQVQKTLDEMYNDGTVERLSKKYTKYGVPDCLINYTNMSY; from the coding sequence ATGAATAAAAAAATACTAATCTCCCTGAGTATAATGCTAATAATAATAGCTGGACTATTATTTATTCATTTTGAATATGGTTCAGAAGGTGTAGGATCATCAAACCAGAAGACATTGGTTTTAGGATTTGATGCACAAACTCCACCTTACAGTTACAAAGACGATAATGGAGCTTATGTTGGATTCGACATAGACCTAGCTCAGGAAGTTTGTAAAAGAAATAATTGGACATTGAAATTACAAGTAATAGATTGGGATACAAAAGATACAGAACTTAACTCAGGAGCTGTTGATTGTATCTGGAATGGATTTACTATAAATGGTCGTGAAAACCAATATACCTGGTCCAAACCATATGTAAATGCAAAACAAGTTATTGTTGTAAGAAAAGATTCCGATATCCAAGATTATGATGACTTAAATGGTAAAACAGTTGATGTACTTAAAGACTCATCAGCACTGAAAGCTTTACAAGGTGATCAAAAATCCCTAACACAAACATTTAAAAAATTGGTCCAGGTCGAGGATATTAATACAGGATTTATGGATTTGGAATCAGGTGGTTGTGATGCATATGCTGTTGATTATCAATCAGCGGAATATCAAATAGCCCAAAGTAACAACTCCAATTTCAGAATATTAGATGGAAATATTTCATCTGAACAATATGGAGTTGGATTTGAAAAAGGAAATACCGAGTTAAGAGATCAAGTACAAAAAACATTAGATGAGATGTACAATGACGGTACTGTAGAAAGACTTTCTAAAAAATACACAAAATACGGTGTGCCAGATTGTCTTATCAACTACACAAACATGTCATATTAG
- the fdhD gene encoding formate dehydrogenase accessory sulfurtransferase FdhD: MDFIKEIPAIKWKDGNFQKVKEHTVGDENIYFFIDNLMPRKFSTYPTHLDDFAVGYCLGEGLIKTADDIESIDIEDNRVIIKTKFNHIPEEDFETDSILQERKGDGQHVCACRLLEYQGVMSDSAGGWRSELKNIQVNDSDLTIDASQIIKDMERLTDKAEVWQATGSVHVAQLVYKGEYITREDVSRHVAVDKVIGAAAKKGYDLSQCYVGYSGRMPADMLIKVVRVGIPILISNAAPAGSGYEIADKANITMVGFVRGNRFNLYTAPERVNLNQ; encoded by the coding sequence ATGGATTTTATTAAAGAAATTCCAGCAATTAAGTGGAAGGACGGTAATTTTCAGAAGGTAAAGGAGCATACTGTCGGTGATGAAAACATATATTTTTTCATTGACAATTTAATGCCAAGGAAATTTTCAACATATCCAACACATTTAGACGATTTTGCGGTTGGCTACTGTTTGGGGGAAGGTCTGATTAAAACGGCCGATGATATTGAAAGTATTGATATTGAAGACAATAGGGTTATTATTAAAACAAAATTCAATCATATTCCTGAAGAGGATTTTGAAACCGACAGTATATTACAGGAACGTAAGGGTGATGGTCAACATGTGTGTGCATGTAGGCTTTTGGAATATCAGGGGGTAATGTCTGACAGTGCAGGTGGATGGAGATCTGAACTTAAGAACATTCAGGTTAATGATTCAGATTTAACAATAGATGCAAGTCAGATCATTAAGGATATGGAAAGATTGACTGACAAGGCAGAGGTCTGGCAGGCAACCGGAAGCGTTCATGTTGCACAGTTGGTTTATAAAGGGGAATATATTACCCGTGAGGATGTAAGTAGACATGTGGCAGTTGATAAGGTTATTGGGGCTGCAGCAAAAAAAGGCTATGATCTAAGTCAATGCTATGTGGGATATAGTGGAAGAATGCCTGCTGACATGCTTATAAAAGTGGTTAGGGTAGGAATACCTATTTTAATATCTAATGCTGCACCAGCAGGTTCCGGTTATGAGATTGCAGATAAAGCCAATATTACCATGGTTGGATTTGTACGTGGTAATAGGTTTAATCTATATACCGCTCCAGAACGAGTTAATTTAAATCAATAA
- a CDS encoding AzlD domain-containing protein: protein MINIYVLILLCALVTFIPRLIPAIAVDRLNFGPKFEKFLNLIPYTALAALICPGVITVDPNIWYVGLVGALVAGGLAWKRVSIGAIVIITVIALIILYSIIPYFGLISVVL from the coding sequence ATGATTAATATATATGTTTTAATTTTATTATGTGCACTTGTAACATTTATCCCTAGATTAATACCTGCAATAGCAGTGGATAGATTAAATTTTGGTCCTAAATTTGAAAAATTCTTAAATCTAATTCCATATACTGCATTAGCAGCATTAATATGTCCAGGTGTAATAACCGTTGATCCTAACATATGGTATGTAGGTCTTGTAGGGGCGTTAGTTGCAGGAGGATTGGCTTGGAAGAGGGTTTCAATTGGTGCAATTGTGATTATTACAGTAATAGCACTAATCATCTTATATTCAATAATCCCCTATTTCGGGTTAATAAGTGTGGTATTATAA